The following is a genomic window from Leptolyngbya sp. 'hensonii'.
AGAGAATATTGACAATTCTGGGCTGTCTGCCTGTCACATTGGTTTACTGCAGCAGTTTCAGGTCCAGGCTAATCTGGTCGTGCCAATTTTGCGAGAGGAGAAATTGTGGGGCCTGCTGGTGGCCCATCACTGTTCCACCTCCCGGGAGTGGCAACAACTGGAGATCAACCTGCTGCGACAACTGGCAGCCCAGGTAGAAATCGCTACCCAACAATCCCAGCTCTATCAACAGGCCCAACTGGAACTGGCTGAGCGCAAATGGGCTGAGCAAAAAATCCGGGAACAGGCGGCTCTGCTGGATGTCACGACAGATGCAATTCTGGTGCGGGATCTCAATCATCGGGTTTTGTTTTGGAATAAGGGCGCAGAACGCCTCTACGGATGGACCCAGGCAGAAGCCCTCAACCGCTGTGCTAACGAATTACTGTATTTGGAAGTACCAGAGATCGCCACGATCGTCTATCAGACGGTACTTAGCCAGGGAGAATGGCAGGGTGAGCTCCAACACATCACGAAGAAGGAACAAGAGATTGTGGTGGAAAGCCGCTGGACCCTGGTGCGGGATCTGGCGGGCCAGCCCAAATCGATTTTGATGGTGAATACGGACATTACCGAGAAAAAACTCCTGGAACGGCAGTTTTTGCGATCGCAACGGTTGGAAAGCATCGGCACCCTGGCCGGTGGGATTGCCCATGATTTGAATAATGTGCTGGCTCCTATTCTCATGTCGGTACAGCTCCTAAAGATGCAAACCACCAGCGATCAGGGTCGTCAGTGGTTGGAGGTTTTGGAAGGGAGTGCCAAGCGGGGCAGTGAGCTGATCAAACAGGTCCTTTCCTTTGCCCGCGGCCTGGATGGAGAACATGGCGTTTTGCAAATTCGGCACCTGATTTCGGAAATCAGAAAAATTGTGGAGGAAACCTTTCCCCGCTCCATTCAAATTTGCCTGAACGTGGCTCCCAATCTACGCGCCGTCTGTGGAGATGCAACCCATCTCCACCAGGTACTGATGAACCTCTGCGTCAACGCTCGAGATGCCATGCCCGAGGGGGGAAAGCTGAGCATTACCGCCGAAAATCTGATTCTGGGTGAACAGGATGCCCGTCTCCACATGGATGCTAAAGCTGGAGCCTACGTGGTAGTAACCGTGAGCGATACCGGTACTGGCATCCCCGCTGAGTTGTTGGACCGAATTTTCGAGCCGTTCTTTACCACGAAAGAATTAGGCAAAGGCACCGGGTTGGGGCTCTCGACCGCGATCGGAATTATTAAAAGCCACAAAGGATTTATCGCAGTCTCCAGTCACCCCGGCAAAGGAACTGATTTCAAAGTGTTTCTACCGGCTGTCGAAGCAACCTCGGAATGGATTGCGGAAACCCAGGATTTACCTCGCGGACGGGGCGAGCTAATCCTCATCGTGGATGATGAAGCCGCCATTCGAGAGATTGCCGGTAATTCTCTCAAGGCTTTCAACTACCGGGTACTAACGGCCAATGACGGAATTGAAGCGATCGCCCGCTATGCCGAACATCGAGAGAAAATTCATTTGGTGCTGGTAGACATGATGATGCCGCTGATGGATGGGGCCACGACCATTCGGGCCTTAAAGAAGCTGTATCCCCAGGTTAAAATCATTGCCTCCAGTGGGCTAGTTGCAGGGTCGCAACTCCCGGAAACCGGGACTTCTGGGACAGAGGGTTTTCTTGCCAAACCCTACACCACCCAGGAGTTGCTTCAGGCCATTTACAATGTTCTAAAAGTAGGATCTTGAGCATCACGGTGGGGCCAAGAGTTGGACTTTTCGGCGTTGCTGAATAGAAGGATGATTTTCGTGCTTGAGCCTTATGTAGCCCTCTCCCTAGCCCTCTCCCAAAGGAGAGGGAACAAGAGTTTTAGCTCCCTTCTCCTGCGGGAGAAGGGTTGGGGATGAGGGTAATTCATATTTGCATTCAGCAAAGCCGACTTTTCAACCATGCTTTCAATAGGATTTGACGATCAGTAAACAATTCCGATCGTCACTAGTGCGCCTGTAGCTGATCTGATCGGCGATTTTTTGCATGATTCTCAATCCCCGCCCGCGAGACCCCTCATTCTCTTCCAGTTCAGGCATTTCACGCAATTTTTCCTCCAGATTGAAGGGTACTCCGCAATCCCAGATCCGAATTTCAATCCTTTGAGGAAACCGGATGGCTTCAATCAGAATCGGTGTTTCTGGAGGGAGGGATTTGTGCGCATACTCCACAGCATTATCAAACCCCTCTTTTAGGACAGTCTGGCATTGCCACCAAATCACCTTATTGGAAATAGGAGGCTGATTCAGCTCTTCAAACCAGGAAAGGACTTGAGCTGAAGCTGCAGGATCCGTATTCACTTGTAGATTGATTTTCTTCAACACCTGATTTGTCCGCAGATTAATACCCTAATATGATGGTCTTCGATTGGCTCACTCTCTTAAGGCAGTTTTCAGCCTAATGAACCCAGGAGGACAGGGTTATCCTGACATGGGAACTCCTGATTTCTCTGATTCCTGGGCCCACGAAATTAACTGTCATTGTGCTGAGTCTATTGTTTGATCTTGCCCAGTTGAAGGCAATTTCACCTCAACCCAATCTTTCCTTATTAGAGCATCCCGTCTTCCAGAGCCCTCCTTATCATCCTCGCAGTGATAGCAAGATCCTTACGGTTGGTCAGCGGATTGATCTGAATAGAACCTGCTTACGTACTCTTCCAGACCAAATCCATCGTAATTTGCACACATCCTGATCTAAAATTTTAAGTGTTTTCACTGTTGAAGCCCGAAGGCTGCCTGCGTGTTTCGACGATTTGGGGATTGGCATCGTTTAAGTGTTCTTGCGGATCAACTTTGGGCCTCAGTTCGTTCATTTAAAGCCCTGCTATGTTTCAGATTTTGATTATTGATGATAACTCTGTCAATCAGCTTCTCTTAGCAAGAACGTTGAAAAAACAGGGCTATCAAGTCACCACCGCTAATGACGGAGAAGAAGGGCTTGCTCTGGCATTTGCACTACATCCGGCCCTGATTATTTGTGATTGGATAATGCCCAAAGTCGATGGGCTGGAGGTCTGTCGGCGAATCAAGGCCGATCCAACCCTGTCCACCACATTCTTTATCTTGCTTACCTCCAGGGGCGATGTCGAAGATCGGGTACAAGGATTGGATACCGGGGCCGATGATTTCTTAACAAAGCCCTTTGAAATGAATGAGCTGAAGGCACGGGTGAGAGCTGGTCTCCGCATTTACCAGCTCACCCAGGATTTGAAATCTAAAAATCAAAACCTGGCTAAGCTCACTCGCAATTTGCAACGCCAGCAGAAGATCCTTGAGGAGGAACTCTCAGAGGCGGCTGCTTATGTGCAGTCCCTTCTGCCCGCACCGATCAAAGGAGCCCTCACCATTAACACTCGCTTTATCCCCTCGCGGCAACTGGGCGGAGACTGTTTTGATTATTTCTGGCTGGACCCCGATTTTCTCGTGATCTACCTGATCGATGTGTCAGGTCACGGGCTGGGGGCAGCCTTGCCTTCCGTGGCTGTTTTGAATCTTCTCCGATCGCAAGCCCTGGAAAGTGTTAACTTCTACCAACCCAATCAGGTGTTGCAAGCCTTAAATGAAAACTTTCAGATGGATAATCAAAACGCCAAGTACTTGACCATTTGGTATGGGGTCTATAATCGTACCGATCGGCAACTGATCTATGCCAATGCTGGGCATCCCCCTGCTGTTCTCATTTCTACAGCTCCCGATCGGGCGCTCCAGGTAAGGTCATTGCGAGATTCCAGCATGCCGATCGGCATACTACCTGACACGCGCTATGACAATTATTACTGTGATATAGGGCCAGACAGTGTCCTGTATGTATTTAGTGATGGGGTTTATGAATTTCTCCAGCCGGATGACACCATTTTCGGTCTACCAGACTTTCTGGATCTCCTGGTCCATTGCAGTCAGAGGGTCCAGGAAAACGGGGACCTCATCCTGCAACAGATTCTGGAACAGATTCAGTACCTGAATGGGGGGAGTGTCTTTGAAGATGACTTTTCCTTGATACAGGTTAACTTTGGATAAGGGATACGTAACCAAACTCTTTCTCCTCAACAGCAGCCCTCTATGGATACTCCCCGCTGGCAACGCGGCCAGTTTCTCCGCAGAACGGTAACCTCTGTCAGCAGGCCGCCTTACAGAAAGCATCGTGCTTGTCTCAGCTTGAGACAATATCAGCTTCATCGCCATCGCCAGCAGATTGCATTGATTGAGCTGGCCAAAAATCACGCTTTCTACCAGGGGGATCTGACCAGTGCTTTACAGACGCTCACCCGCACTGCCGCTCACACCTTGGCCGTGGAGCGAGTCAGCGTCTGGTTTTATGATGAGTGCCATACCCAGATTTGTCTACATACATTATACGAGCACCAGAGGGAAGAGTTTTCCTCGGGTGTGACCCTGCAGGCCGATCGCTACCCAACCTACTTTCAGGCCCTGGAAAAAGATGACATCCTGGCCGTTCATGAAACCCAGGCCGATTTGCGCACCCAGGCTTTGCAGGAAACCTGGCTGCTCCCCTATCGCATTACTTCTCTTCTCGATGCACCCATCCGATCGGG
Proteins encoded in this region:
- a CDS encoding GAF domain-containing protein encodes the protein MSAATPNYETARLEALYQYQILDTSAESAFDDLTELAAQICHTPIALVSLVDVDRQWFKSKVGIEASEIPREKAFCAQAILQAEPLIVEDALADDRFAQNILVTGDLQIRFYAGIPLITSQGFRLGTFCVLDHSPRQLNPQQIKALQSLSRQVMSQLELRRSLIEQQWVKEYNSYIVSAAPTLICGIATDGTTNSINQAVTQVTGYSAQELIGQNWWQIFYPGEEYQQVEQLFQDFEMGQVIDYEMTLTTRTGQKRVISWNSVNRWDEKGALIEVFGIGVDVTARKRAEEALRQQARRELLVAEMTRRIRQSLDLDEILNTTVTEVRQFLQTDRVLIFRFELDWSGVVVVESVDGIWPAILGARIDDTFFKDAQRRKTYEQGRILAVENIDNSGLSACHIGLLQQFQVQANLVVPILREEKLWGLLVAHHCSTSREWQQLEINLLRQLAAQVEIATQQSQLYQQAQLELAERKWAEQKIREQAALLDVTTDAILVRDLNHRVLFWNKGAERLYGWTQAEALNRCANELLYLEVPEIATIVYQTVLSQGEWQGELQHITKKEQEIVVESRWTLVRDLAGQPKSILMVNTDITEKKLLERQFLRSQRLESIGTLAGGIAHDLNNVLAPILMSVQLLKMQTTSDQGRQWLEVLEGSAKRGSELIKQVLSFARGLDGEHGVLQIRHLISEIRKIVEETFPRSIQICLNVAPNLRAVCGDATHLHQVLMNLCVNARDAMPEGGKLSITAENLILGEQDARLHMDAKAGAYVVVTVSDTGTGIPAELLDRIFEPFFTTKELGKGTGLGLSTAIGIIKSHKGFIAVSSHPGKGTDFKVFLPAVEATSEWIAETQDLPRGRGELILIVDDEAAIREIAGNSLKAFNYRVLTANDGIEAIARYAEHREKIHLVLVDMMMPLMDGATTIRALKKLYPQVKIIASSGLVAGSQLPETGTSGTEGFLAKPYTTQELLQAIYNVLKVGS
- a CDS encoding anti-sigma regulatory factor, with the translated sequence MLKKINLQVNTDPAASAQVLSWFEELNQPPISNKVIWWQCQTVLKEGFDNAVEYAHKSLPPETPILIEAIRFPQRIEIRIWDCGVPFNLEEKLREMPELEENEGSRGRGLRIMQKIADQISYRRTSDDRNCLLIVKSY
- a CDS encoding SpoIIE family protein phosphatase; the protein is MFQILIIDDNSVNQLLLARTLKKQGYQVTTANDGEEGLALAFALHPALIICDWIMPKVDGLEVCRRIKADPTLSTTFFILLTSRGDVEDRVQGLDTGADDFLTKPFEMNELKARVRAGLRIYQLTQDLKSKNQNLAKLTRNLQRQQKILEEELSEAAAYVQSLLPAPIKGALTINTRFIPSRQLGGDCFDYFWLDPDFLVIYLIDVSGHGLGAALPSVAVLNLLRSQALESVNFYQPNQVLQALNENFQMDNQNAKYLTIWYGVYNRTDRQLIYANAGHPPAVLISTAPDRALQVRSLRDSSMPIGILPDTRYDNYYCDIGPDSVLYVFSDGVYEFLQPDDTIFGLPDFLDLLVHCSQRVQENGDLILQQILEQIQYLNGGSVFEDDFSLIQVNFG